A region from the uncultured Macellibacteroides sp. genome encodes:
- a CDS encoding SDR family oxidoreductase yields MSHNLLKGKRGIIFGALNDMSIAWKVAERAVEEGAIITLSNTPVAVRMGEVDALSKKLNAEVIPADATSVADLETVFAKSVEILGGKIDFVLHSIGMSPNVRKKRTYDDLDYDMLDKTLDISAVSFHKMLQVAKKQDAIAEGGSVVALSYVASQRTFFGYNDMADAKSLLESIARSFGYIYGRERGVRINTISQSPTVTTAGSGVKGMEHLLDFSDKMSPLGNATADECADYCVTLFSDLTRKVTMQNLFHDGGFSSMGMSLRAMNQYSAGMEDYTDENGNIIYG; encoded by the coding sequence ATGAGTCACAATTTATTAAAAGGCAAAAGGGGTATCATTTTTGGTGCGCTGAACGACATGTCTATCGCGTGGAAGGTAGCAGAAAGAGCCGTAGAAGAGGGTGCGATTATTACATTGAGCAATACACCTGTTGCTGTGCGTATGGGAGAGGTGGATGCCTTATCTAAAAAATTAAATGCGGAAGTTATTCCGGCCGACGCAACAAGTGTGGCTGATCTGGAAACAGTATTTGCCAAGTCTGTTGAAATATTGGGAGGTAAAATAGATTTTGTACTTCATTCAATTGGCATGAGCCCAAACGTACGCAAAAAACGTACATACGACGATTTAGATTACGATATGTTGGATAAAACATTGGATATTTCTGCTGTTTCGTTTCATAAGATGCTTCAGGTAGCAAAGAAACAAGACGCAATTGCCGAAGGCGGCTCTGTTGTGGCACTTAGTTATGTAGCTTCACAGCGTACATTCTTTGGTTACAACGACATGGCCGACGCAAAATCATTGCTTGAATCTATAGCCCGTAGCTTTGGTTACATTTACGGTCGCGAAAGAGGAGTACGTATTAACACTATCTCTCAATCGCCTACGGTGACAACTGCTGGTAGTGGTGTAAAGGGGATGGAACACTTGCTCGACTTTTCGGATAAAATGTCGCCTCTGGGTAATGCTACGGCCGACGAATGTGCTGATTACTGTGTTACCTTATTTTCGGATCTTACCCGCAAGGTTACAATGCAAAATCTGTTTCACGACGGTGGATTCTCAAGTATGGGTATGAGCCTTCGTGCGATGAACCAATACAGTGCCGGTATGGAAGACTATACCGACGAAAATGGTAATATTATCTACGGATAA
- a CDS encoding L-threonylcarbamoyladenylate synthase produces MLIKIYPENPNLKEIDKVIEVLKDGGLIIYPTDTVYAIGCDALNVRAVEKICRMKGINPQKSNLSIICYDLSNISEYAKVSNTTFKLMKRHLPGPFTFILPTSSELPKIYKNRKEVGIRVPDNNIIRELVKQLGNPILTTSVHDEDDVIEYTTDPELIHEKYESEVDVVIDGGFGDTVASTVVDCTSDSFEILRQGKGTLIL; encoded by the coding sequence ATGTTAATCAAAATTTATCCTGAAAATCCGAACTTAAAGGAAATAGACAAGGTTATTGAAGTGCTTAAGGACGGGGGACTGATTATTTATCCTACCGACACAGTTTATGCTATTGGGTGCGATGCGCTGAATGTGCGTGCTGTCGAAAAAATTTGCCGGATGAAAGGGATAAACCCGCAAAAGAGCAATCTTTCAATTATTTGCTACGATTTGAGTAACATCAGCGAATATGCCAAAGTTAGTAACACCACATTCAAACTAATGAAAAGGCATTTGCCTGGCCCTTTCACGTTCATTTTACCCACAAGCAGCGAACTTCCCAAGATTTATAAAAACCGGAAAGAGGTTGGTATTCGTGTACCAGACAACAACATTATCCGCGAGCTTGTGAAACAACTTGGTAATCCAATCCTCACTACATCCGTTCACGACGAGGATGATGTGATAGAATACACCACCGACCCGGAACTTATTCATGAAAAATATGAATCTGAAGTAGATGTAGTTATCGACGGCGGATTCGGCGACACGGTCGCTTCTACTGTTGTTGATTGCACTTCCGATTCATTCGAAATTCTCCGTCAAGGAAAAGGCACACTTATTTTATAA
- a CDS encoding HAMP domain-containing sensor histidine kinase — protein sequence MRKSTIWLLALVMVFAFGGLLYLQVTYVSIILKTSNDQFNETAKRSLLEVSKNLELDETKKYLEEDIRRDQNSFVFQNTQDAQSLGQVINQEKYQLQISDSNGAVSIIQRGEYTSRIQSVPSNPRQSSANNIVNTSRDLQKTLKERYQYQQELIKEVILNMLYTSSLKPIQERVDFKKLNNYMKAEFLNNGLNLPYQFSVIDKNGTVVYQSDDIQKDRIASEVITQVLFPNDPPSKQNFLRVYFPTKDDYISSSVTFLVPSVIFSLILLITFVFTMYIVFRQKKLSEMKNDFINNMTHELKTPVSTISLAAQMLKDSDITKSPDVFKHISGVINDETKRLGFLVEKVLQMSLFERQKAALKLKEVDANDLVVNIAHTFTLKVEKYGGSIDIDLQAVESSIYVDEMHITNVLFNLMDNAVKYRRPDVPLELMARTWNENGKLMISIEDNGVGIKKEYVKKVFDRFFRVPTGNVHDVKGFGLGLAYVRKIIEDHNGSIRADSEINVGTKFIITLPLIKS from the coding sequence ATGAGGAAGTCTACTATCTGGTTGCTTGCATTGGTCATGGTTTTTGCATTTGGTGGTCTGCTTTATCTGCAGGTAACCTACGTAAGCATTATATTAAAGACTAGCAACGACCAGTTTAATGAAACGGCAAAAAGAAGTCTGCTCGAGGTATCAAAAAATCTGGAACTTGACGAAACAAAGAAATACCTGGAAGAAGATATCCGACGCGATCAAAATAGCTTTGTCTTTCAGAACACACAGGATGCACAGAGCCTTGGACAGGTAATTAATCAGGAGAAATACCAGCTTCAGATTTCCGACTCCAACGGAGCCGTATCCATCATTCAGAGAGGTGAATATACAAGCCGTATACAATCTGTACCGTCAAATCCGCGCCAATCGTCTGCAAACAACATTGTAAATACTTCGCGCGATTTGCAGAAAACGTTGAAAGAACGTTATCAATACCAACAGGAGCTCATCAAAGAAGTTATTCTGAACATGTTGTACACATCCAGCTTAAAGCCTATCCAGGAACGGGTGGACTTTAAAAAACTGAATAACTACATGAAAGCCGAATTCCTCAACAATGGACTTAATCTACCTTACCAATTTTCGGTAATAGATAAAAACGGTACGGTGGTTTACCAGAGCGACGACATACAGAAAGACCGGATTGCATCCGAAGTAATTACCCAGGTGCTTTTCCCCAACGATCCGCCATCGAAGCAAAACTTTCTGCGGGTATACTTCCCTACCAAGGATGATTATATCTCCAGCTCAGTAACTTTTTTGGTTCCTTCGGTTATATTTTCTCTTATTCTGTTGATAACTTTCGTGTTTACAATGTACATCGTTTTCCGTCAGAAGAAACTTTCGGAAATGAAAAACGACTTTATCAACAACATGACGCATGAGCTCAAAACGCCTGTCTCGACCATCTCGCTTGCGGCGCAGATGTTAAAGGATTCGGATATAACCAAAAGCCCGGATGTGTTTAAACATATCTCCGGCGTAATTAACGACGAAACAAAACGACTTGGATTCCTTGTGGAAAAAGTGTTGCAGATGTCTCTTTTCGAAAGGCAAAAGGCTGCCCTTAAGCTGAAAGAGGTAGATGCCAACGATTTGGTAGTTAACATAGCCCATACTTTCACACTTAAAGTGGAGAAGTATGGAGGATCAATCGATATTGATTTACAGGCTGTAGAGTCGAGCATCTATGTGGACGAAATGCACATCACCAATGTACTTTTCAATCTGATGGATAACGCGGTTAAATACCGCCGCCCGGATGTTCCACTTGAATTGATGGCCCGAACATGGAATGAAAATGGAAAGCTGATGATTTCTATTGAAGACAACGGGGTAGGTATTAAGAAAGAGTACGTGAAGAAGGTTTTCGACCGGTTCTTCCGCGTGCCTACCGGCAATGTACACGACGTAAAGGGATTCGGACTGGGTCTTGCTTATGTTCGTAAAATTATTGAAGATCACAACGGCAGCATTCGCGCCGACAGTGAAATTAATGTAGGAACTAAATTTATTATTACTTTACCGCTTATAAAAAGTTAG
- the trkA gene encoding Trk system potassium transporter TrkA, with amino-acid sequence MKIVIAGAGEVGTHLAKMLSQENQDIILMDPNEERLKFTNNMEVLAMVGNPTSLRDLEDAGIKNADLFVSVTPEEPTNITACMLAHSLGAHKTFARINNYEYLLPKNKELFEKLGISSMIYPEMLAAKEIVTAVQRPWTRQYWELFGGILILIGVKVRDNAPIVNKKLTELNLSQKLYHIVAIKRKNETIIPRGTDHIESGDIVFFTTTREHVKDVQIQAGKTDPEVKKVIIMGGSRIALRTCQYLPSNIRVKVIETNKEKSQRIAEIVPGNVLIINGDGRDTDLLIQEGIKDAQAFIALTENASTNILACLAAKRFGVYKTIAKVENIDYIPLAESLDIGTIINKKLIAASHIYQFLLDADVSNVKCLTFANADVAELVARPNSKITKKQVRDLKLPKDITLGGLIRDGKPMMIDGDTHIQSFDHVVVFCLDTAMRKVEEFFN; translated from the coding sequence ATGAAAATTGTCATTGCCGGGGCAGGCGAGGTGGGAACTCATTTAGCCAAAATGTTGTCGCAGGAAAACCAAGATATTATCTTGATGGACCCAAATGAGGAACGCTTGAAATTTACCAATAACATGGAAGTTTTAGCGATGGTTGGAAATCCTACTTCCTTAAGAGATTTAGAAGATGCGGGAATAAAGAATGCAGATTTGTTTGTAAGTGTAACACCCGAAGAGCCTACAAATATTACAGCTTGTATGTTGGCTCATAGTCTTGGGGCTCATAAAACATTTGCACGTATTAATAATTACGAATATCTTCTGCCCAAAAACAAAGAGCTTTTTGAAAAGCTGGGGATTAGTTCAATGATTTATCCCGAAATGCTTGCAGCAAAAGAAATTGTAACAGCGGTTCAGCGTCCATGGACACGCCAGTACTGGGAATTGTTCGGTGGTATACTTATTCTTATCGGAGTGAAAGTAAGAGATAACGCACCGATTGTAAACAAAAAACTGACAGAGCTTAATCTTTCTCAGAAACTGTATCACATTGTTGCTATTAAAAGAAAAAATGAAACAATAATTCCTCGTGGTACCGACCATATAGAGTCGGGCGACATCGTATTCTTTACCACTACCCGCGAACACGTTAAAGATGTTCAGATCCAGGCAGGAAAGACAGACCCGGAAGTGAAAAAGGTAATAATTATGGGAGGAAGCCGTATAGCTCTCCGTACCTGTCAGTATTTGCCAAGTAATATCCGGGTAAAAGTTATCGAAACGAACAAGGAAAAGAGTCAGCGTATTGCAGAAATTGTTCCGGGAAATGTATTGATCATTAACGGAGACGGACGTGATACAGATTTGTTGATTCAGGAAGGAATAAAAGATGCTCAGGCATTTATAGCTCTTACCGAAAATGCCAGCACGAATATTCTGGCTTGTCTTGCAGCCAAGCGTTTTGGCGTTTATAAGACGATTGCCAAAGTAGAAAATATAGACTATATTCCACTTGCAGAAAGTCTGGACATTGGAACAATTATCAACAAAAAGTTAATTGCAGCAAGTCATATTTATCAGTTCTTACTGGATGCAGACGTTTCGAATGTAAAATGCCTGACATTTGCGAATGCAGATGTTGCAGAACTGGTGGCGCGTCCAAATTCAAAGATTACAAAAAAACAAGTCCGCGATTTAAAGTTGCCTAAAGATATTACCCTTGGGGGATTAATCAGGGATGGTAAGCCGATGATGATCGATGGAGATACGCATATTCAGTCATTCGATCACGTGGTTGTTTTTTGTCTGGATACTGCTATGCGTAAGGTGGAAGAGTTTTTTAATTAA
- a CDS encoding bifunctional UDP-N-acetylmuramoyl-tripeptide:D-alanyl-D-alanine ligase/alanine racemase, with protein MEYSIKEVAKIIGAKGNELHDDAITILLTDSRTVSFPEQSLFFALKTKTNDGHKYIPELYKLRVRNFVVSEMAPEFANLTDANFLLVKDPLRALQQLAIHHRKKFDIPVIGITGSNGKTIVKEFLYQLLHTEFNIVRSPRSFNSQLGVPLSVWQINPKHTLGIFEAGISQPDEMERLQPIIAPTIGIITNIGEAHQENFISTRQKCLEKLQLFVDSEAIIYDGDNAFISNCIEAACLSHKAIAWSRTDSESPLFIKSIEKKENQTIIHCTLLGYNRKYVIPFTDDASIENVIHCMALMLFLKPTSVNNEDRFLHLEPVAMRLEVKQGINNCLLINDSYNSDINSLGIALDFLQTRQVDNGLKRTLILSDILQSGTLPKSLYKKVADLVRRKKIDRIIGIGRDLREFGSFFEMQKEFYPTTEDFILSPSFKKFNNELILIKGSRRFHFERITELLEKKVHETILEVNLDAIVHNFNYYRSRLKPETKMICMVKAFGYGAGSFELAKTLQDHRCDYVAVAVADEGADLRHAGISIPIIVMNPEFGSFNALFENQLEPEIYSFRLLEAMIKETDRRGITSYPIHLKIDTGMHRLGFQPKDIPAICEYLKLQSGVAVRSVFSHLAGSDSSVFDDFTQQQIKTFQKAAAELEKGLEYQVLKHILNSAGIERFPDYQMDMVRLGIGLYGVSASGQKGLRNVSTLKTTILQIQDVPAGDSIGYSRKSYVKRDSRIAIIPIGYADGLDRHLGNGAGQVIINGKRCPTIGNICMDTCMIDVTDIEVNEGDSALIFGDELPVSELSDTLETISYEILTSISPRVKRVYFRE; from the coding sequence ATGGAATACTCAATTAAAGAGGTTGCTAAAATTATCGGTGCCAAGGGTAATGAATTGCACGACGACGCGATAACAATTCTGCTTACAGATAGCCGGACAGTTTCATTTCCGGAACAGAGTTTGTTCTTTGCACTTAAAACCAAAACGAACGACGGACATAAATATATCCCCGAATTATACAAGCTTCGTGTTCGGAACTTTGTAGTAAGCGAAATGGCTCCAGAGTTTGCCAACTTAACAGATGCGAACTTTCTGCTGGTTAAAGACCCCCTGCGGGCTCTTCAGCAATTAGCAATCCATCACAGAAAGAAATTTGACATTCCTGTTATAGGTATTACCGGAAGTAATGGTAAAACAATCGTTAAAGAATTTCTATATCAGCTTTTGCATACAGAATTCAACATTGTTCGTTCGCCTCGCAGCTTCAACTCTCAACTGGGCGTACCTCTGTCTGTATGGCAGATTAATCCAAAACACACATTGGGTATATTTGAAGCAGGCATTTCCCAGCCGGATGAGATGGAACGATTGCAGCCAATTATTGCTCCCACCATCGGGATTATTACAAATATTGGTGAAGCACATCAGGAAAACTTTATTTCGACAAGACAAAAATGTCTTGAAAAGCTGCAATTGTTTGTAGACAGCGAAGCCATCATTTACGATGGCGACAATGCGTTTATCTCCAATTGTATTGAAGCTGCCTGTTTGTCTCACAAAGCAATCGCATGGAGTCGTACCGACTCTGAATCGCCGCTTTTTATAAAGTCAATAGAAAAGAAAGAAAATCAGACTATCATTCATTGTACTTTATTGGGATACAACCGAAAATATGTGATTCCATTTACAGACGACGCCTCTATTGAAAACGTTATTCACTGTATGGCTCTTATGCTTTTTCTTAAACCAACCAGTGTGAACAACGAGGATCGTTTCCTTCATCTCGAACCAGTTGCCATGCGACTTGAGGTTAAACAAGGCATAAACAACTGTCTGCTTATAAACGACTCGTACAATTCCGACATAAATTCTTTGGGTATTGCATTGGACTTTCTTCAGACAAGACAGGTTGATAACGGGCTGAAACGTACACTTATTCTGTCGGATATTCTACAGTCGGGAACACTTCCCAAGTCGCTTTATAAAAAAGTAGCTGACCTTGTACGACGTAAGAAGATAGACCGGATAATAGGTATAGGAAGGGATCTCCGCGAATTCGGCTCTTTTTTCGAAATGCAAAAAGAATTTTATCCTACTACGGAGGATTTTATCCTGTCGCCTTCATTTAAGAAATTTAATAACGAACTTATATTAATAAAGGGATCCAGACGGTTCCACTTCGAACGGATTACCGAACTGCTTGAAAAGAAAGTACATGAAACCATTCTGGAAGTAAATCTTGATGCCATAGTACATAACTTCAATTACTACCGCTCCAGACTTAAGCCGGAAACGAAGATGATTTGCATGGTAAAGGCGTTTGGTTACGGAGCAGGTTCTTTCGAACTGGCTAAAACTTTACAGGATCATCGTTGCGATTATGTGGCGGTAGCTGTTGCCGACGAGGGAGCCGATCTTCGTCACGCGGGTATATCCATTCCCATAATTGTGATGAATCCCGAGTTTGGCAGCTTTAACGCTTTATTTGAAAACCAGCTGGAACCCGAAATTTACAGTTTCAGGTTGCTGGAAGCCATGATTAAGGAAACCGATCGTAGAGGAATAACCTCTTATCCTATACATTTAAAGATAGATACAGGTATGCACCGGCTGGGATTCCAACCTAAGGATATTCCTGCTATCTGCGAATATCTTAAATTGCAAAGCGGAGTGGCTGTCCGCTCTGTATTCTCGCATTTGGCGGGAAGCGATTCCTCCGTATTCGACGATTTTACCCAACAACAGATAAAAACGTTCCAGAAAGCAGCTGCCGAACTGGAAAAGGGATTGGAGTACCAAGTACTTAAACATATCCTTAATTCGGCCGGAATCGAAAGATTCCCCGACTATCAAATGGACATGGTAAGATTGGGAATTGGGTTGTACGGAGTGAGTGCCAGCGGTCAGAAAGGCCTGCGCAATGTTAGTACACTTAAAACAACTATACTGCAGATACAGGATGTTCCGGCCGGCGATTCGATCGGTTATAGCCGCAAAAGCTATGTTAAGCGTGATTCACGTATAGCCATTATTCCAATCGGATATGCAGATGGTCTGGACCGTCACCTTGGAAACGGGGCTGGTCAGGTAATAATTAACGGTAAAAGATGCCCGACTATAGGCAATATTTGCATGGACACCTGTATGATTGATGTAACAGATATCGAAGTAAATGAAGGAGATTCGGCTTTGATTTTCGGAGACGAGTTACCTGTATCCGAATTGTCGGACACACTGGAAACAATTAGTTACGAAATACTTACTTCAATCTCGCCGAGAGTAAAAAGAGTGTATTTCAGAGAATAA
- a CDS encoding GSCFA domain-containing protein, with amino-acid sequence MEFSTPILLSTYATQGSHSKKMVLLGSCFAENIGKKLEEYKFLSETNPFGTLYNPLSVASAIQSLLDRKQYDAADLFKHEGCFHSFDHHSRFSSIDKEQCLNQINTKVYKACEHLKESSFLFITFGSAYVYRLKENNRIVANCHKLPDKLFKRELLSVESIVSTWTNLINKITKFNSNLHIIFTISPIRHLKDGAHGNQISKATLLLAVEQLQASFPEQTSYFPAYEIMLDELRDYRFYAEDMVHPSPLAIHYIWERFASSFMTSETQKIMKEWDEIQKAMNHKPFQPDSEAYKKFIVQTLLKIEHITKKIPSFDTQNEIRALKSKLK; translated from the coding sequence ATGGAATTCAGCACCCCCATATTACTTTCTACATATGCTACACAAGGATCCCACTCAAAGAAAATGGTATTATTGGGCTCTTGTTTTGCCGAAAACATAGGAAAGAAACTGGAAGAATATAAATTTCTTTCGGAAACCAATCCATTTGGCACGTTGTATAATCCGCTATCCGTAGCATCAGCCATTCAGTCTCTATTAGATAGAAAACAATATGATGCCGCCGATTTGTTCAAGCATGAAGGTTGCTTTCACAGTTTTGATCATCATAGCCGGTTTTCATCTATTGATAAAGAACAATGCCTCAATCAAATTAACACCAAGGTATACAAAGCTTGCGAACACTTGAAAGAAAGCTCATTTCTTTTTATAACCTTTGGAAGTGCTTATGTTTATAGGTTAAAGGAAAACAACAGAATCGTAGCTAATTGCCACAAATTACCTGACAAACTTTTTAAACGGGAATTATTATCTGTTGAAAGCATTGTTTCCACCTGGACAAATCTTATCAACAAGATTACAAAGTTTAATTCCAACCTGCATATCATTTTCACCATTAGTCCGATCCGGCATCTTAAAGACGGAGCTCACGGCAATCAGATTAGTAAAGCTACTTTATTACTGGCAGTCGAACAACTTCAAGCCTCGTTTCCTGAACAAACGTCTTATTTCCCCGCTTACGAAATTATGCTGGATGAACTGCGTGACTATCGCTTCTATGCTGAAGACATGGTGCATCCTTCACCACTAGCAATACATTATATATGGGAACGTTTTGCTTCAAGCTTTATGACTTCCGAGACCCAGAAAATCATGAAAGAATGGGACGAAATACAGAAAGCCATGAATCACAAGCCGTTTCAGCCAGACAGCGAAGCATACAAGAAATTTATCGTTCAAACTTTGTTAAAAATAGAACATATTACGAAGAAAATACCGTCCTTTGATACACAAAACGAAATAAGAGCGTTGAAGTCTAAATTGAAATAA
- the dxs gene encoding 1-deoxy-D-xylulose-5-phosphate synthase — MASSNEECILNKINSPADLRALPSGKLEQVCAELRQYIIDVLSENPGHLGASLGTVELTVALHYVFNTPDDRVLWDVGHQAYGHKILTGRRDEFHTLRKFKGISGFPNPAESKYDAFIAGHASNSISAALGMSVASLIKGEDNRHVVAVIGDGAMTGGLAFEALNNASSDPNNLLIILNDNNMAIDHSVGALSEYLVNITTSQTYNKMRYDVYRGLRKLNLISEDRRGSILRFNNSLKALITQQHNLFEGFSIRYFGPMDGHDVNYMVKVLNDIKDMKGPKLLHIRTVKGKGFKPAEESATEWHAPGKFNKETGVRIVACKTDEPPLFQDVFGHTLVELAAKDERIVGVTPAMPTGCSMSYMMKEFPKRAFDVGIAEAHSVTFSAGMAKEGMIPFCNVYSSFMQRAYDQLIHDVAIQKLHMVLCLDRGGLVGEDGATHHGVFDLAYMRPIPNLVIASPLDEHDLRNLMFTGYKYDGPFVIRYPRGRGVLIDWRNEMKQLPVGKGRKLRDGTDLAILSIGAIGNDVRKAIEIVAEKGISIAHYDMIYLKPIDESLLHEVGQKFSKVITVENGVIQGGLGSAVLEFMSDNGYMPQVKRIGIPDKFIEHGSVPELNRLCGMDTESIAECIRSFVLLKRSK, encoded by the coding sequence ATGGCTTCTAGCAATGAAGAGTGCATATTAAACAAGATAAATTCTCCGGCCGACCTGCGTGCCTTGCCTTCCGGAAAATTAGAACAGGTATGTGCCGAACTGCGTCAATATATAATCGATGTTTTATCTGAAAATCCAGGACATCTTGGGGCAAGTTTGGGTACCGTTGAATTAACAGTTGCCTTGCATTATGTATTTAATACACCAGACGATCGCGTCCTTTGGGATGTGGGTCACCAGGCGTATGGGCATAAGATCCTAACGGGGAGACGGGATGAGTTTCATACGCTCCGTAAATTTAAAGGGATTAGTGGATTTCCTAATCCGGCAGAAAGTAAATATGATGCATTTATTGCAGGCCACGCTTCCAACTCCATATCCGCCGCACTTGGAATGTCGGTGGCTTCATTAATAAAGGGAGAGGATAATCGCCATGTCGTGGCAGTTATTGGCGACGGAGCGATGACGGGTGGTTTGGCTTTTGAGGCATTGAATAATGCTTCATCGGATCCTAACAATCTGCTTATTATTTTAAATGATAATAATATGGCTATCGACCATAGTGTTGGTGCCCTTAGTGAATATCTGGTGAATATTACAACAAGCCAGACATATAATAAGATGCGTTACGATGTGTATCGCGGCTTGCGTAAACTTAATCTGATATCAGAAGATCGAAGAGGTAGTATTCTTCGGTTCAATAACAGTCTGAAGGCTTTGATTACGCAACAACATAACCTTTTCGAGGGATTTAGTATCCGTTACTTCGGTCCCATGGATGGGCATGATGTAAATTATATGGTAAAGGTGCTCAATGATATTAAGGATATGAAGGGCCCCAAACTTTTACATATTCGAACTGTTAAAGGAAAAGGGTTTAAACCAGCTGAAGAGTCAGCCACAGAATGGCATGCTCCTGGTAAATTCAATAAAGAAACTGGCGTACGGATTGTTGCTTGTAAAACGGATGAACCTCCTTTGTTTCAGGATGTATTCGGGCATACTCTTGTAGAGCTGGCAGCTAAGGATGAACGTATTGTTGGAGTTACTCCGGCAATGCCAACCGGATGTTCGATGTCTTACATGATGAAAGAGTTCCCGAAACGGGCTTTCGATGTGGGAATTGCCGAAGCGCATTCGGTAACTTTCTCGGCCGGTATGGCAAAAGAAGGAATGATTCCTTTCTGTAATGTCTATTCCTCCTTTATGCAACGAGCCTACGATCAGTTGATTCATGATGTGGCTATTCAAAAGTTGCACATGGTTCTTTGCCTCGATCGCGGTGGTCTGGTAGGCGAAGACGGGGCTACGCATCACGGAGTATTTGATTTGGCTTACATGCGTCCAATACCAAATCTGGTGATTGCTTCACCGTTGGATGAACACGACTTGCGCAACCTGATGTTTACTGGTTATAAATATGATGGACCTTTTGTTATTCGTTATCCTCGAGGTAGGGGCGTTTTGATTGACTGGCGAAATGAAATGAAACAATTGCCTGTCGGAAAGGGACGTAAACTCCGTGACGGCACCGATCTTGCTATCCTTTCTATTGGTGCGATTGGTAATGATGTTCGCAAAGCAATTGAGATAGTAGCAGAAAAAGGAATTTCGATAGCTCATTATGATATGATTTACCTCAAACCGATAGATGAAAGTCTATTGCATGAGGTGGGGCAGAAGTTTTCCAAAGTGATTACTGTAGAAAACGGCGTGATTCAAGGAGGATTGGGGAGCGCAGTTCTTGAGTTTATGTCCGATAACGGATATATGCCTCAGGTTAAAAGAATTGGCATTCCTGATAAATTTATTGAACATGGCTCTGTTCCTGAATTGAACAGACTATGTGGCATGGACACGGAGAGCATTGCAGAATGTATCCGTTCGTTTGTGTTGCTTAAGCGGAGTAAGTGA
- a CDS encoding response regulator transcription factor, producing MEEKLKIFFCEDDENLGMLLREYLQAKGYVTDLFSDGEAGYKGFTKGKYDLCVLDVMMPKKDGFTLAQEIRALNPDIPVIFLTAKTMKEDILEGFKIGADDYLTKPFSMEELLLRIEAILRRVKGKKLKDIPFYRLGSFLFDTQKQTLTIGDKATKLTTKECELLSLLCAHANEILERNYALKTIWVDDNYFNARSMDVYITKLRKLLKDDPGIEIINIHGKGYKLITPTSDEIAKEEGVQI from the coding sequence ATGGAAGAAAAACTAAAGATCTTCTTTTGCGAAGACGACGAAAATTTAGGAATGCTTTTAAGAGAATACTTACAGGCAAAAGGGTATGTTACTGATCTTTTCTCCGATGGAGAAGCTGGCTACAAGGGCTTTACAAAAGGCAAATACGATTTATGTGTACTGGACGTTATGATGCCCAAGAAAGATGGTTTCACGCTAGCGCAGGAAATCAGAGCTCTTAATCCGGATATCCCTGTTATCTTCCTGACTGCTAAAACGATGAAGGAAGATATTTTGGAAGGATTTAAAATTGGTGCGGACGACTATTTAACAAAGCCTTTCAGCATGGAAGAGTTGTTGCTTCGTATCGAAGCTATTCTTCGTCGTGTTAAGGGAAAGAAACTGAAAGATATTCCTTTCTACCGTTTAGGAAGTTTCTTGTTTGACACACAAAAACAAACGCTGACCATTGGTGATAAAGCAACAAAGCTAACAACCAAAGAATGTGAATTGCTTAGCTTGCTTTGCGCTCATGCAAATGAAATTCTGGAACGTAACTATGCGCTGAAGACCATCTGGGTAGATGATAATTACTTCAATGCACGTAGTATGGATGTTTACATCACCAAACTTCGTAAATTACTTAAGGATGATCCGGGAATCGAAATCATCAACATCCACGGTAAAGGATACAAACTAATCACTCCCACCAGTGATGAAATCGCAAAAGAAGAAGGAGTTCAGATCTAA